The Strigops habroptila isolate Jane chromosome 13 unlocalized genomic scaffold, bStrHab1.2.pri S16, whole genome shotgun sequence genomic interval gctgctgcagccttttTAAGACCAAGCACTTGACACATTCCACCCCGTGCTTTCCAGAGCAGCGGATTCCAGCCCAGGTTCACTGGTTTGCTGTGACCTGACGTTGCAGAGGGGCTGTGTCTGTGTGAGGGAGGATGGGAATCCAGCCAGGAGTGGGTTCTGGATTCTCACATGCAGCAGAAGGGCTGAGCACGGCCGTGACTCAACAGTGGATTACCCATCACCCTGCTGCTGTTGGGGAGCAGAGCCACGTGCACAGGAGCCAGCGTCTTGGCCTCATCCTGGCTCCAGTGATGTGAACCAGCATccttgttttcagttctttataTCCATGTATCTATCCCATATCCATATTTATATCACATAACCACAGCAGTGTTCGCATGGTTGGCAAAATGCCTGCACCCATGTCCCCCCTCACACGCATCTCACAAACGTGTgggcttttccttctctatttgGAAAAGGTATTTCTGTGAAGCCAACACCCCTTTTTGACCCAGTTTTGGGACATCCTTCCATTGCCTCCAAAATGGTCTAGGCTGGTGCATAGCAGCAGAAGGCTGGATCACCGGGTGCCTTGATTTAAAACTGCGGCTCCCAATCCATCTCATTGATGTTATTGTCTCTTCTCACTGTTCATTTCTTCCActctcaattatttttaaaggtttagGCTTGTGAGCTGCAAGGATTTgccctgcagaaagcaggtTCGAGGCAGTTGGGGATGTGCATGGCAGAGGTTACCTTGATTCTGCAGAAGTGCTTTTGAAgcaaacctttttcttttaatgactggtgcaaggaaggaagaaagccAACAAATGATTCCTAGAGACCTTTAACACCTTTTCAAATGCTTGCTGTGTTAATAAAGGGCTTAATGTGCATAAGGATGCTGTCCTTGGTGTAATGAGGACACACCAGTAGCTTCCTTCCTGTGTTGGCTGTTGGTGTTCAGTGcttggggtgctgctgccttAAAGCCATGTTGGTCTTcacatccctccatcccattCCTGAGCCTCAAGCCAATTGGATTGTCCGTGCTCAGCCCTCGCTGGGGGTGCAGCAGTATTGATCCCCATGGGATTGCTTTATGGAAGCTCTGATTTCCTGCCAGCTCCACTCTCTCTCTGATGTGAATGACATTTGAAGCAGCCCCCAGTGTCGCAGTGCCCTGTCTGAAACAGGCACCAAGCTGAGCACAAATGGCTCAACTCCGGCTTGTTTTGTGCAACCTTTGGCTTTGTAGGTTGACATCCGTGTTCagtccagctccttcagctgccCAGGGTTTACTGGTGCAGGCTCTATTCAGACGCTGAATCGTTCGTGCTCCCATTAAGTACCACAGGGACTCTCTTAATCAACACCCTGCTCCGTGCTCTGTCCTCTCCATAGCTCCCGAAGGATGGGGGTTGTTCAGAGAGGTGGAATTGCTGGCAGACGCACACCATAAACCTTACTGCTGAGTCCGATTGGGTTTGGTATTGCAAAAACCTCCTGTTTTGCTGCAAGATGAGCCTTGTGCAGGGCCCACGCTCTGGGTGCAGCTCCGTGAGCAGCTCTCCCAACTCCCCCTTGTGTGGgaagtgcacactgctggcccTGGGGTGCGGGGACAAGAAACCACCATGGCCTGGCCCTGTGGTTCTCCCCAGAGGTCCTGGGGGCAAAGCAGAAGAGGATTGCCATGCTTGCCTAAGATTCAGCTTGGCATTTGGCTGGGAGACCCAGCCTAGGAAGCAAAGGTGGGAAAGAGGCTCAGCCCAGGGTCATCTGCATCTTGGTCAGCTTGACATGTCTAACACAGTTCACCTTCAGTCCCCTTAGAAGGTGGTGGCTGGTCTCAGCTATCCTGCtctctggcagtgctgctgtttggcTCCAGAGGTTCGGCTGGGGATCATTTTGGGCTCAAAAGCTAACAGATCAggctttctgttgcttttgccAGTAGTTTGACCCAGAAAAGCTGTCTCACAGCCATCAGGATGAGGTCTGTAGGCTGTGGACCCATCAGGAGTGTGCATTGGGACCCTCAGAGGGCAGCACCTGAAGCTTTGGAGGTCTCTGAGCCAGGACCATGCTGTCCTCACAGGTAGCCGTCAGGGCTCGGGGACAGGACACAGGGTGCCACCAGCATCTCATGGGACAGGAGGCCATGCCCAGCCCAGATGTCTCCATCAGAGGGTGCTGTGAGACCTGCTCAGCACCCAGAggtcccagcagagctgtgtggcTGATATGGTGCTGCCAGACCCAGAGACATCCCTGTGTCCAGACTGGACCTGGTCACCAGGAGCTGCCACTGGATGGGTTGTATCTCCTCGTAGCTGGGTCCTGTAGAGCTCCATGAGCACACATCTCATTTTTAACCCACTTTGCCTTTCAAAAGCAGCCCCATCACCAGCAGGACCATCTTGAGACCCTGGATGTCTGGACTTGGGGATGCTTTTATGTCTGGCTCTGACTGTGGGAGGTGaaagcagtgctggggcagttGTGTCCCACCTCTGGGGATCATTACCACACTGACCATGCAGAGTGGGACAACCAGGTCCCACTGGTACCTCCCAGCACATTGGGGTCATGCAAACAGCATTTGGGAGCTCCCAGCCATGCACAGGACAAACCAGTGCACTGTGGCCATCTCGTCTCATCTCTCCTTGCAGGGAACACCGAATGGAGCCCCTGTTCCCAAGCTGCTCCTTGGGCATGTCAGACTCTTCCTTGttccctgcttttcctgtgtCAGAAAAGTTAATTCtagtgaaggaggaggaagagaaaggtaaCAGAATGGCTTTTGGTCAGGGGTAGCACCAGAAAGCCCTTTCCTCCTAGGTCTGGTGTTGGTGCAGTAGTTCAGGGCTCTTTGGTAGGGTTTTCATCAGGTGGGACCTGTCCCAACATCACCCCATGGCTGCTGTGGGGTagatgggctgcagggagctcCTCTCCATGCCGAGCTGCAGTGGGGTTTGCAGAGGGGTCTGCCCCATGcatgtgcctgcagcagggctctccccagcagcagtggctggtCTGGTGGCCTGGCTGAGCGTGGTGACAGCTCAGCATGGTCCCTTGGAGCATCAGTAGCATGGGGGCAGcctggtggtggtgctgctgctgctgctgctgttgggtgCCTGTGCCTCTTTGGACAGGAGCCTTCAGTCCCTTTGGTTGTGTCTCCTGTCTCTAGGTGAAGATCATGACAGAGAAGGAGCTCCTGGCTGTGGCCTGCGAGCAGTTCTTGGGGAAGAACGTGCAGGATGTGAAGAACGTGGTCCTTCAGACGCTGGAGGGACACCTGCGCTCCATCCTAGGTGTGAGGGGCCTCATGCTCTTGAAGGCATCTTGAGTAgctttctcccttctctgctggCTGGTCCCAGCAGTATTGCTGCCACCACAGCACCCACAACGGGTGCCTCCTCTGCTGACTGCAGAGGTGACATCTTAGGTGGTTCCACCCCTCCTGGGTGTTGTGATAAATGAGTTTTCAGTGCCTGCACTCAGAGATGTCTGGGTCCCCATGGGTTACAGGTGGCACATGTGTGTGGTGGTTGTGCTGTGACACTGAGATGTTGGTGCACGCCCTTGTGCCCAGACCTGAGGAGATTAGGGACAACAAGGATCTTGCTGAGCTTAGACCTGCACCATTGTGTGTTACCTGTTCCAAGTAAAGCACTTCAccttcctcccctctgcagGTACCCTGACAGTGGAGCAGATCTACCAGGACAGGGATCAGTTTGCCAAGCTGGTGCGGGAGGTGGCAGCTCCCGATGTGGGTCGCATGGGGATCGAGATCCTGAGCTTCACCATCAAGGTATGCTCAGAAGTAGGGTGCTGTGCTATGGGGCACCCAACAGAGCTGTAGGAGCAGCACAACAGAGCCTGGCCCTGGCTCCTCTGCTGCGATGAGGTGACAGACTCCAGCCCacagcctgctccagccctccgGGTGTTTCCATGACAGCCGCCGCTGCATGTCCTGTATCCAGGCAGATGGCAAAGAGCACCCAGTTAAATTAGCTGCCTCTGTAAACACGGCTTGAGGAGAGAGCTCACTGATAACCGAGCTGCCAGGGAGCCAGAGGGAAGACGTCAGGAGAGCCCAGCTCTCCCTGTCACCCCTGTTTGATTCGGCAGCAGGCTGGCATGGCTCGTTCTGACCCTGGCCTAACCACACAAGTGGTTGCTCTGAGCTTCAAGGGAGCAAGATGGAATCGCTCATTTGAAGTGGTTGTGACTTATCTCCCTCTCTCCAGGATGTCTATGATAAAGTGGATTACCTGAGCTCCCTGGGCAAGACTCAGACTGCGGCTGTCCGGAGGGATGCAGACATTGGGGTGGCAGAAGCTGAGCGAGATGCTGGCATTCGGGTGAGTCCAGAGCCATGCTGGGCTTTCCCAGAGCAGCCTCttttgctccagctgcagctctgctctctgtttcctctctgcaggaGGCGCAGtgcaagaaggaaatgctgGATGTCAAGTTCATGGCAGATACCAAAATAGCAGAGTCCAGACGGGCTTTTGAATTGCAGAAGGCTGCCTTCAGCGAGGAGGTCAACATTAAGGTGAGAGGTGTCTGACTGTTGTTCCCTGCCTGGTTCCTGATGGTATTGGTAGCTCTGGGACTTGgcagcttcctcctcctgcatgTGTTAGGAGAGCTGGAGGTGgagaacacagaaacacagaaacttGGCTTCTGTTTGCAACACTTTGGTGGGACtaggaggagagaaaaggatgGGGAGGGTCATCCAAGCTGAACCTGGAGCTGGTGGGGCTCAAATGCTATGGGAAGAGCACATAGGGAAGGATGGCAAGTGCAGCTCTGAGGATTGGGATCTCACCCCTGGGTTGAGGTTTAGGAGCAGGAGCCATATCTGCTTTTGATGCCTGCCAAGGGCCCTTATGTCTGCGCGCAGGAGACGATGGCCAAGACCCCTCTTCTCCTGTCTCCTGTGTGCAGACCGCGGAGGCCCAGCTGGCCTACGAGCTCCAGAGTGCCCGGGAGCAGCAGAAGATCCGCCAGGAGGAAATTGAAATCGAGGTGGTGCAGCGCAAGAAGCAGATCGAtgtggaagagaaggagatCATCCGCAAGGAGAAGGAGCTGATCGCCACCGTGAAGCAGCCGGCCGAGGCCGAAGCCTACCGCATCCAGCAGATCGCCGAGGGCGAGAAGTGAGTGAGCCCTGAGCGCTGCggctgcaggagggctggagggaggcagcgcggggagctgggctgctggagggctgcctttccctttccagggTGAAGCAAGTCCTCCTCGCTCAGGCGGAAGCGGAAAAGATCCGCAAGCTCGGGGAAGCGGAGGCTTTTGTGATCGAGGCCATCGGGATGGCGGAGGCTGAGCGGATGAAGCTGAAAGCCGAAGCGCTCCAGCAGTACGGAGAAGCCGCCCAGCTGGCTCTAGTGCTGGATGCGCTGCCTGaggtgaggagggagcagcatTCCCTTGCTCCGGGGAGATCCCAGCCTGGGCCAGGTCTCCTGTGGTGTTCAGGGACCTTGCCCAGCAGGCTGGTGAGCAGCTCCTTCGCTGTGCTCATCCCAccctcctctgcttccccagaTCGCTGCCAAAGTGGCTGCTCCCCTCTCCAAAGTGGACGAAATCGTTATCCTCAGTGGAGAGAACACCACCACGACGTCGGAGGTGAACCGTCTGCTGGCTGAGATCCCTGCCTCCGTGCGTGCCATCACCGGTGTGGATCTCACAAAGGTGAGCCATGCACCAGCACCTGCAATCCCTGCAGCTCTTAGGGCATAGGGAATTGCCTGAAAGCTTCCGGACTCATAAGGAGCCTTTCCTTGCCCAGCCACAGGgtgcaggcagctccctgcctctcccttctccagccctaacagcttcttttcccctcctgcagATTCCCCTGATCCAGAAAGCCACCGGAGCCCAGGCATGAGGCTGGC includes:
- the FLOT2 gene encoding flotillin-2 isoform X2, encoding MGNCHTVGPNEALVVSGGCCGSDVKQYVYGGWAWAWWCITDTQRLSLEVMTILCRCENIETSEGVPLYVTGVAQVKIMTEKELLAVACEQFLGKNVQDVKNVVLQTLEGHLRSILGTLTVEQIYQDRDQFAKLVREVAAPDVGRMGIEILSFTIKDVYDKVDYLSSLGKTQTAAVRRDADIGVAEAERDAGIREAQCKKEMLDVKFMADTKIAESRRAFELQKAAFSEEVNIKTAEAQLAYELQSAREQQKIRQEEIEIEVVQRKKQIDVEEKEIIRKEKELIATVKQPAEAEAYRIQQIAEGEKVKQVLLAQAEAEKIRKLGEAEAFVIEAIGMAEAERMKLKAEALQQYGEAAQLALVLDALPEIAAKVAAPLSKVDEIVILSGENTTTTSEVNRLLAEIPASVRAITGVDLTKIPLIQKATGAQA
- the FLOT2 gene encoding flotillin-2 isoform X1, whose amino-acid sequence is MGNCHTVGPNEALVVSGGCCGSDVKQYVYGGWAWAWWCITDTQRISLEIMTLQPRCEDVETAEGVALTVTGVAQVKIMTEKELLAVACEQFLGKNVQDVKNVVLQTLEGHLRSILGTLTVEQIYQDRDQFAKLVREVAAPDVGRMGIEILSFTIKDVYDKVDYLSSLGKTQTAAVRRDADIGVAEAERDAGIREAQCKKEMLDVKFMADTKIAESRRAFELQKAAFSEEVNIKTAEAQLAYELQSAREQQKIRQEEIEIEVVQRKKQIDVEEKEIIRKEKELIATVKQPAEAEAYRIQQIAEGEKVKQVLLAQAEAEKIRKLGEAEAFVIEAIGMAEAERMKLKAEALQQYGEAAQLALVLDALPEIAAKVAAPLSKVDEIVILSGENTTTTSEVNRLLAEIPASVRAITGVDLTKIPLIQKATGAQA
- the FLOT2 gene encoding flotillin-2 isoform X3, which codes for MTEKELLAVACEQFLGKNVQDVKNVVLQTLEGHLRSILGTLTVEQIYQDRDQFAKLVREVAAPDVGRMGIEILSFTIKDVYDKVDYLSSLGKTQTAAVRRDADIGVAEAERDAGIREAQCKKEMLDVKFMADTKIAESRRAFELQKAAFSEEVNIKTAEAQLAYELQSAREQQKIRQEEIEIEVVQRKKQIDVEEKEIIRKEKELIATVKQPAEAEAYRIQQIAEGEKVKQVLLAQAEAEKIRKLGEAEAFVIEAIGMAEAERMKLKAEALQQYGEAAQLALVLDALPEIAAKVAAPLSKVDEIVILSGENTTTTSEVNRLLAEIPASVRAITGVDLTKIPLIQKATGAQA